The nucleotide window GGCAAGACGGTGTACTTCCTCAGTGCGAAGTCCGGCACCCAGCAGCTGTATGCGATGCCGCTGGGCGGCGGCACGCCGCGCCAGCTGACGGCGTTCGCGCTGGACGTGGCCGGCTACAAGCTGTCGCCGGACGGCACGCGCGTGCTGTTCAGCACCGACACCTTCGCCGACTGCAAGGCCGACTTCGCCTGCACGAAGAAGAAGCTGGACGACACCGCGGCGAAGAAGAGCAGCGGCGTGGTGTACGACGGCCTGTTCGTCCGTCATTGGGACACCTGGGCCGATGGCCGCCGCAGCCGCCTGTTCGTCGCCACGCTGCCGGAAGGCAAGGCGAAGCCGGTTGCCAGCGCCACCTCGCTGACCGACAGCCTGGATGGCGATGCGCCTTCCAAGCCCTTTGGTGGCGCCGACGAGTACACCTGGTCGCCGGACGGTTCGTCGGTCGTTGCCGCCATCCGCGTGGCCGGCAAGGGCGAGGCCTGGTCGACCAATTTCGACCTGTACCAGGTCGCCGCGGACGGCAGCGGCGCGCCGGTCAACCTGACGGCGTCCAATCCCGCCTGGGACACCGGCCCGGTGTTCAGCGCAGACGGCAAGACGCTGTACTACCGCGCGATGAAGCGCCCGGGCTTCGAAGCCGACCGCTTCGGCCTGATGGCGATGGACCTGGCCTCGAAGCAGGTGCGCGAGATCGCACCTTCATGGGACCGCTCCGCCGACGGCATCGTGGTGTCGAAGGACGGCGCGACGATCTACACCACCGCACAGGACGTGGGCCAGCACCCGCTGTTCGCCGTCGATGTCGCCAGCGGCACGGCGAAGCCGGTGGTCGCCGAGGGCAGCATCTCGGCCTTCGACATCGCCGGCGATACGTTGGCCTTCACCCGCAACACGCTGAAGACGGGCGACCAGCTGTTCACCACCACCCTGGCCGGCGCGCCGCTGCGTGCCATCACGCCGAGCGCACAGGACGTGCTGAAGGATGTCAGTTTCGGCGACTTCGAACAGTTCGACTTCGCCGGCTGGAACAACGAGACCGTGCACGGTTACGTGGTCAAGCCGCACGATTATGTGGAAGGCCAGAAGTACCCGGTCGCTTTCCTGATACACGGCGGCCCGCAGGGCAGCTTCGGCAACGGCTGGAGCTACCGCTGGAACCCGCAGACCTACGCGGGCCAGGGCTACGCGGTGGTGATGATCGACTTCCATGGTTCCACCGGCTACGGCCAGGCCTTCACCGACGCGATCAGCCAGCACTGGGGCGACCGGCCGCTGGAAGACCTGCAGAAGGGCTGGGCCGCGGCGCAGCAGAAGTACGCCTTCCTCGACGGCAAGAACGCCTGCGCGCTGGGCGCCAGCTATGGCGGCTACATGATCAACTGGATCGCCGGCAACTGGAACGAGCCGTGGAAGTGCCTGGTCAACCACGACGGCGTGTTCGACACCCGTTCGATGGGCTATGTGACCGAAGAGCTGTGGTTCACCGAATGGGAGAACGGCGGCACGCCGTTCGACAAGCCGGAGAACTACGAGAAGTTCAATCCGGTCAATCACGTCGCTAAGTGGCGCGTGCCGATGCTGGTGGTGCAGGGCGAGAAGGACTACCGGGTGCCCGTGGACCAGGGCCTGTCCACGTTCACCGCGCTGCAGCGCAAGGGCATCGAATCCAAGCTGCTGTACTTCCCCGACGAGAACCACTGGGTGCTCAAGCCGCAGAACAGCATCCTGTGGCACGACACCGTCAACGACTGGCTGAAGCGGCATATCGGCCGTTGAGTGTCGCGCGATGGCCGGCCGTGCGCCGGCCATCGCCTTTTCCGAAGTCCGCAGGGGAGTCCTGACCGATGGCGATCGAAGCCGCCGCACCATCCACCGCACTGATCCAGAACGACGCCGTCGTGATGGGCCTGCTGGCCGCCACGCTGGCCTTCGTCTTCTGGGGCGCCTCGCGTCCGGCCGGCGCCTGGAAGAAGTTCTACGCCGTCGTGCCGGCACTGCTGATGTGCTACCTGCTGCCAGCGATCTACAACAGTTTCGGCCTGATCGATGGCAATGCGTCCGGCCTGTACGAGATGGCGCGCGACTACATGCTGCCCAGCTCGCTGGCGCTGTTCTGCATCGCCATCGACCTGGTGGCGATCCTGCGGCTGGGACCGAAGGCGATCATCATGTTCCTGACCGGTACGGCAGGCGTGATGCTGGGCGCCCTCGTGTCGTTCATCGCGCTGGGCATCATCCACCCGGAGACCGTGGCCGGCGATACCTGGAGCGGCATGGCCACGCTCGCGGGCAGCTGGATCGGCGGTGGTGCCAACCAGGCGGCGATGAAGGAAGTCTTCGCGGTCGATTCCACCCTGTTCGGCCAGTTCGTCGCGGTCGACATCCTCGTCGCGAACGTGTGGATGGCGTTCCTGCTGTTCCTGATACCGCGGGCCGCCAGGATCGATCGCTGGATGGGGGCCGACACCCGCGTGATCGATGACCTGCGCGAGCGCATGGAGAGCTACCACGCCCAGCATGCGCGCAACCCCACGCTGACCGATCTGATGATCATCCTGGGCATCGGCCTGGGCACGACGGGCCTGGCGCATTTCCTCGCCACGCCGCTGGTCGAGTGGATCAAGACATTGCCGGCGGAATGGAAACTGGAAGAATTCAGCCTGACCTCCACGTTCTTCTGGATGGTGGTGATCGCCACCACCGTGGGCCTGCTGCTCAGCTTCACCCGCGCGCGGCAGATGGAAGGCGCCGGTGCGTCGAAGGTCGGCACCGCGATGCTGTACGTGCTGATCGCCACCATCGGCATGCACATGGACCTGAAGGCGCTGGTCGACAAGCCGTGGCTGTTCCTGCTGGGCGCAATCTGGATCCTGACCCATGGCCTGCTGCTCTTCATCGTCGCCAAACTGATCAAGGCGCCGTTGTTCTTCGCTGCGGTGGGTTCACAGGCCAACATCGGCGCGGCGGCGTCGGCGCCCGTCGTGGCCAGTGCATTCCATCCTTCGCTGGCACCGGTGGCGGTGCTGCTGGCGGTGTTCGGTTATGCGCTGGGCACATATTGCGCGTACATCACCGGCATCCTGCTGCGCGGCATGGCATAGGCTCGGGCTGGACGCACGCGGAGCGGGAGGATGCGCATCGTCTCCTCCCGCTCGCTCTCCGCGTGCGGATCGATCAGGGGTCAGTTCAGGGGGCAACCCT belongs to Pseudoxanthomonas sp. F37 and includes:
- a CDS encoding S9 family peptidase; its protein translation is MNLRSALLPLCLLAALPSLAAARGLDVRDLQKLDRVSSPVLSPDGGTVVFAKRIVDADVVKASSSLWVRNLLTRDMGPPKRLTPEGWNVNSPSFSPDGKTVYFLSAKSGTQQLYAMPLGGGTPRQLTAFALDVAGYKLSPDGTRVLFSTDTFADCKADFACTKKKLDDTAAKKSSGVVYDGLFVRHWDTWADGRRSRLFVATLPEGKAKPVASATSLTDSLDGDAPSKPFGGADEYTWSPDGSSVVAAIRVAGKGEAWSTNFDLYQVAADGSGAPVNLTASNPAWDTGPVFSADGKTLYYRAMKRPGFEADRFGLMAMDLASKQVREIAPSWDRSADGIVVSKDGATIYTTAQDVGQHPLFAVDVASGTAKPVVAEGSISAFDIAGDTLAFTRNTLKTGDQLFTTTLAGAPLRAITPSAQDVLKDVSFGDFEQFDFAGWNNETVHGYVVKPHDYVEGQKYPVAFLIHGGPQGSFGNGWSYRWNPQTYAGQGYAVVMIDFHGSTGYGQAFTDAISQHWGDRPLEDLQKGWAAAQQKYAFLDGKNACALGASYGGYMINWIAGNWNEPWKCLVNHDGVFDTRSMGYVTEELWFTEWENGGTPFDKPENYEKFNPVNHVAKWRVPMLVVQGEKDYRVPVDQGLSTFTALQRKGIESKLLYFPDENHWVLKPQNSILWHDTVNDWLKRHIGR
- a CDS encoding DUF819 family protein: MAIEAAAPSTALIQNDAVVMGLLAATLAFVFWGASRPAGAWKKFYAVVPALLMCYLLPAIYNSFGLIDGNASGLYEMARDYMLPSSLALFCIAIDLVAILRLGPKAIIMFLTGTAGVMLGALVSFIALGIIHPETVAGDTWSGMATLAGSWIGGGANQAAMKEVFAVDSTLFGQFVAVDILVANVWMAFLLFLIPRAARIDRWMGADTRVIDDLRERMESYHAQHARNPTLTDLMIILGIGLGTTGLAHFLATPLVEWIKTLPAEWKLEEFSLTSTFFWMVVIATTVGLLLSFTRARQMEGAGASKVGTAMLYVLIATIGMHMDLKALVDKPWLFLLGAIWILTHGLLLFIVAKLIKAPLFFAAVGSQANIGAAASAPVVASAFHPSLAPVAVLLAVFGYALGTYCAYITGILLRGMA